In Zingiber officinale cultivar Zhangliang chromosome 1A, Zo_v1.1, whole genome shotgun sequence, a genomic segment contains:
- the LOC121998451 gene encoding protein P21-like: MAASTSCAALCFFLFLLPLSINAATFQIVNSCSFTVWAAWATTGPRAGGGNQLNPGQSWTININAGATGGRIWARTGCSSDGRNCQTGDCGTLQCQGYGRPPNTLAEFALNQFQNLDFFDISLVDGYNVGMDFSPTTGGCRGIRCSANIVGECPAQLRAPGGCNNPCTVFGTPQYCCTSGPCDPTDLSRFFKARCPDAYSYPQDDRTSIVVFTCPGGTNYRVTFCPGGNLPSDQLGYAGKSLSAT; encoded by the coding sequence ATGGCTGCATCAACCAGCTGCGCCGCGCTctgtttcttcctcttcctccttcctctctccaTTAACGCCGCCACCTTCCAGATCGTCAACAGCTGTTCCTTCACCGTCTGGGCCGCATGGGCCACCACCGGCCCCCGAGCCGGCGGAGGTAACCAGCTCAACCCGGGTCAGTCCTGGACCATCAACATCAACGCCGGCGCCACTGGCGGCCGCATATGGGCCCGCACTGGGTGCTCCTCCGACGGCAGAAACTGTCAGACCGGCGACTGCGGGACGCTGCAGTGCCAGGGCTACGGCCGGCCCCCCAACACCCTCGCCGAGTTCGCCCTCAACCAGTTCCAAAACCTCGACTTCTTCGACATCTCCCTCGTGGACGGCTACAACGTGGGGATGGACTTCAGCCCCACCACCGGCGGGTGCCGCGGGATCCGGTGCTCCGCCAACATCGTGGGGGAGTGCCCGGCGCAGCTGAGGGCGCCCGGAGGCTGCAACAACCCCTGCACCGTCTTCGGGACGCCGCAGTACTGCTGCACCAGTGGGCCCTGCGATCCCACAGATTTGTCAAGGTTCTTTAAGGCGCGGTGCCCGGACGCCTACAGCTACCCGCAGGACGATCGAACTAGCATCGTCGTCTTCACCTGCCCTGGCGGCACCAACTACAGAGTCACTTTCTGCCCTGGTGGCAATCTACCATCCGATCAACTCGGCTATGCGGGCAAGTCACTTTCTGCGACGTGA
- the LOC121998460 gene encoding protein P21-like → MATSTSAVLCFFLFLLPLSINAATFQIVNSCSFTVWAAWATTGPRAGGGNQLNPGQSWTININAGATGGRIWPRTGCSSDGRNCQTGDCGMLQCQGYGRPPNTLAEFALNQFNNLDFFDISLVDGYNVGIDFSPTSGGCRGIRCSANIVGECPAQLRTPGGCNNPCTVFGTPQYCCTNGPCAPTDLSRFFKTRCPDAYSYPQDDQTSTFTCPGGTNYRVTFCP, encoded by the coding sequence ATGGCTACATCGACCAGCGCCGTGCTctgtttcttcctcttcctcctccctctctCCATTAACGCCGCCACCTTCCAGATCGTCAATAGCTGCTCCTTCACCGTCTGGGCCGCATGGGCCACCACCGGCCCTCGAGCAGGCGGCGGTAACCAGCTCAACCCGGGTCAGTCCTGGACCATCAACATCAACGCCGGCGCCACTGGCGGCCGCATATGGCCCCGCACTGGGTGCTCCTCCGACGGCAGAAACTGCCAGACCGGTGACTGCGGGATGCTGCAGTGCCAGGGCTACGGCCGGCCGCCCAACACCCTCGCCGAGTTCGCCCTCAACCAGTTCAACAACCTCGACTTCTTCGACATCTCCCTCGTGGACGGCTACAACGTGGGTATAGATTTCAGCCCCACCAGTGGCGGGTGCCGCGGGATCCGGTGCTCCGCCAACATCGTGGGGGAGTGCCCGGCGCAGCTGAGGACGCCGGGGGGCTGCAACAACCCCTGCACGGTGTTCGGGACGCCGCAGTACTGCTGCACCAATGGACCGTGTGCGCCCACGGATTTGTCAAGGTTCTTTAAGACGCGGTGCCCGGACGCCTACAGCTACCCGCAGGACGATCAGACCAGCACGTTTACCTGCCCTGGTGGCACCAACTACAGAGTCACCTTCTGCCCTTGA